In Dermacentor albipictus isolate Rhodes 1998 colony chromosome 6, USDA_Dalb.pri_finalv2, whole genome shotgun sequence, the following proteins share a genomic window:
- the LOC139047127 gene encoding uncharacterized protein isoform X1, producing MPSESEKGGDQYAVVKFPEEGNSVALVHTKWLHGDVCLWPQDSKNVSYLAKSGASPSSNWQVVPCVPIDTFRTYGAARQKLKQAEDGSDLGSEVDLGRGKRKKQRRALSSSPECVQRLPLPPPSMMKKAQKRDGRRIHKQSSHASTSRANDPNVCSDQGAVQCAQMCASETSESEGEAESGGEQDAMQESSGIKRSFTAHSLMKRASQMGNTQCNNEKWHSSQSVAPISDDGIKQVIRLLQTVILRVEHLGSQLDVIKAKLCDQQLQPEADLLEKPFCDITEFELFDQGLSKSDAMKSKLVRELAALGERNVSLSTRRILEALMTQEVAVQYSWLGQKGKKKFLSLTTCDLIYKSVKCTFETVKRSEVEDVVKTWLRHAGEKLRKNNKQSEKVTELLE from the exons ATGCCCTCGGAATCGGAAAAAGGAG gtgatcaatATGCAGTCGTCAAGTTTCCAGAGGAAGGCAACTCTGTGGCTCTTGTACATACCAAGTGGCTGCATGGCGATGTCTGCTTGTGGCCACAGGATTCCAAGAATGTTTCGTATTTAGCCAAATCTGGAGCCTCTCCATCCTCCAACTGGCAAGTCGTGCCATGTGTGCCCATAGACACATTCA GAACATATGGTGCAGCGCGACAAAAGCTCAAGCAAGCTGAAGATGGGTCAGACTTGGGGAGTGAAGTGGACCTGGGacggggcaaaagaaaaaagcaacgaaGAGCCCTTAGCTCAAGTCCGGAATGTGTGCAGCGACTACCACTTCCACCGCCCTCTATGATGAAAA aagCACAGAAGAGGGATGGGAGACGTATTCACAAGCAGTCATCACATGCATCAACATCTAGGGCTAATGATCCCAATGTTTGCA GTGATCAAGGCGCAGTGCAATGTGCACAAATGTGTGCTAGCGAGACTTCAGAATCTGAGGGTGAGGCTGAGTCTGGAGGTGAACAAGATGCAATGCAAGAATCATCAGGCATTAAAAGATCGTTCACAGCTCACTCTTTGATGAAAA GAGCAAGCCAAATGGGAAATACACAGTGCAACAATGAGAAGTGGCATTCAAGTCAGTCTGTTGCACCTATTTCAGATGATG GCATTAAGCAGGTCATCAGGCTTCTACAAACGGTAATCTTGAGAGTCGAGCACCTGGGAAGCCAACTAGACGTAATAaaagcaaagctttgtgaccAACAACTGCAGCCTGAAGCAGATTTGTTAGAAAAACCATTTTGTGACATCACGGAGTTCGAACTGTTTGATCAAGGCCTCTCAAAAAGTGATGCAATGAAGTCAAAGTTG GTACGGGAACTCGCTGCCTTAGGAGAAAGAAATGTTAGTTTGTCTACGCGTCGCATTCTTGAAGCCCTGATGACCCAGGAAGTGGCTGTTCAATATAGTTGGCTcggacaaaaaggaaagaagaagttCTTGTCGTTGACAACCTGCGACTTGATATATA AAAGTGTTAAGTGCACATTTGAAACTGTAAAAAGAAGTGAAGTTGAGGACGTTGTAAAAACGTGGCTCAGACACGCTGGGGAGAAGCTTAGAAAGAATAACAAACAGTCTGAAAAAGTCACAG AGCTGCTGGAGTGA
- the LOC139047127 gene encoding uncharacterized protein isoform X2: protein MPSESEKGGDQYAVVKFPEEGNSVALVHTKWLHGDVCLWPQDSKNVSYLAKSGASPSSNWQVVPCVPIDTFRTYGAARQKLKQAEDGSDLGSEVDLGRGKRKKQRRALSSSPECVQRLPLPPPSMMKKAQKRDGRRIHKQSSHASTSRANDPNVCSDQGAVQCAQMCASETSESEGEAESGGEQDAMQESSGIKRSFTAHSLMKRASQMGNTQCNNEKWHSSQSVAPISDDGIKQVIRLLQTVILRVEHLGSQLDVIKAKLCDQQLQPEADLLEKPFCDITEFELFDQGLSKSDAMKSKLVRELAALGERNVSLSTRRILEALMTQEVAVQYSWLGQKGKKKFLSLTTCDLIYKLLE, encoded by the exons ATGCCCTCGGAATCGGAAAAAGGAG gtgatcaatATGCAGTCGTCAAGTTTCCAGAGGAAGGCAACTCTGTGGCTCTTGTACATACCAAGTGGCTGCATGGCGATGTCTGCTTGTGGCCACAGGATTCCAAGAATGTTTCGTATTTAGCCAAATCTGGAGCCTCTCCATCCTCCAACTGGCAAGTCGTGCCATGTGTGCCCATAGACACATTCA GAACATATGGTGCAGCGCGACAAAAGCTCAAGCAAGCTGAAGATGGGTCAGACTTGGGGAGTGAAGTGGACCTGGGacggggcaaaagaaaaaagcaacgaaGAGCCCTTAGCTCAAGTCCGGAATGTGTGCAGCGACTACCACTTCCACCGCCCTCTATGATGAAAA aagCACAGAAGAGGGATGGGAGACGTATTCACAAGCAGTCATCACATGCATCAACATCTAGGGCTAATGATCCCAATGTTTGCA GTGATCAAGGCGCAGTGCAATGTGCACAAATGTGTGCTAGCGAGACTTCAGAATCTGAGGGTGAGGCTGAGTCTGGAGGTGAACAAGATGCAATGCAAGAATCATCAGGCATTAAAAGATCGTTCACAGCTCACTCTTTGATGAAAA GAGCAAGCCAAATGGGAAATACACAGTGCAACAATGAGAAGTGGCATTCAAGTCAGTCTGTTGCACCTATTTCAGATGATG GCATTAAGCAGGTCATCAGGCTTCTACAAACGGTAATCTTGAGAGTCGAGCACCTGGGAAGCCAACTAGACGTAATAaaagcaaagctttgtgaccAACAACTGCAGCCTGAAGCAGATTTGTTAGAAAAACCATTTTGTGACATCACGGAGTTCGAACTGTTTGATCAAGGCCTCTCAAAAAGTGATGCAATGAAGTCAAAGTTG GTACGGGAACTCGCTGCCTTAGGAGAAAGAAATGTTAGTTTGTCTACGCGTCGCATTCTTGAAGCCCTGATGACCCAGGAAGTGGCTGTTCAATATAGTTGGCTcggacaaaaaggaaagaagaagttCTTGTCGTTGACAACCTGCGACTTGATATATA AGCTGCTGGAGTGA